A genomic stretch from Argiope bruennichi chromosome 2, qqArgBrue1.1, whole genome shotgun sequence includes:
- the LOC129956642 gene encoding toxin-like protein 14 translates to MGSLSLLPRTISCRMQHRLRTFDGSHSVTMNLGGALSFAATAVLLLLALQSNAYVWRGEHDTSSGYCVGESFGRIPVGGYGYDDEKCEKIFCRQGGVSGHGCSPVQVDAPGCRLESKPGHYPNCCRTHLVCDDENE, encoded by the exons ATGGGGTCTTTATCTCTCTTGCCTCGAACAATTTCCTGTCGAATGCAGCATCGTCTCCGCACATTCGACGGTTCACATTCAGTCACGATGAATCTTGGCGGTGCCCTGTCATTCGCTGCGACCGCAGTACTACTGCTGTTGGCTCTACAATCGAACGCGTACGTGTGGAGGGGAGAACACGATACTTCAAGTG ggtACTGTGTAGGCGAAAGTTTTGGGAGAATCCCCGTTGGCGGGTACGGTTATGATGACGAAAAATGTGAGAAAATCTTCTGCCGTCAGGGTGGCGTTAGCGGTCACGG GTGCAGCCCCGTGCAGGTAGATGCGCCAGGATGTCGTCTTGAATCCAAACCCGGACACTACCCGAACTGCTGCCGAACACACCTCGTGTGCGACGACGAAAATGAATAG